tccccaccaAACCCCCTTATGTCCCTGGTGagccccggggtgtccccactgAACCCCCTTATGGCCCTCGTGagccccggggtgtccccactgAACCCCCTTATGGCCCTCGTGAGCCCCGGCGTGTCCCCACCGAACCCCCTTATGTCCCTGGTGaaccccggggtgtccccaccaAACCCCCTTATGTCCTCAGTGagccccggggtgtccccaccaAACCCCCTTATGTCCCTGGTGaaccccggggtgtccccaccaAACCCCCTTATGTCCCCAGTGagccccggggtgtccccactgAACCCCCTTATGTCCCCGGTGagccccggggtgtccccactgAACCCCCTTATGTCCCCGGTGagccccggggtgtccccaccaAACTCCCTTATGTCCTCAGTGagccccggggtgtccccaccaAACCCCCTTATGTCCCTGGTGAGCCCCGGCGTGTCCCTGAAGAGCCCCCGTGTGTCCCTGGTGAGCTCCGGGGTGTCCCCACCAAACCCCCTTATGTTTCTGGTGAGCCCCAGGGTGTTCCCACTGAACCCCCTTATGTCCCTGGTGAACCTCCATGTGTCCCCGGTGAGCCCCGGGATGTCCCCATTGAACCCCCTTACGTCCCCGGTGAGCTCCGGGGTGTCCCCACTGAACCCCCGTGTGTCCCCACTGAACCCCAGTGTGTCCCCGCCAAGCCCCCATGTGTCCCTGGTGAACCCCCGTGTGTCCCCACCAagtccccatgtgtccccactGAACCCCCTTGTGTCCAAACCAAACCCCCATGTGTCCCCGGTGATCCCCCACGTGTCCCCACCAAGTCCTCGTGTGTCCCTACCGAACTCCGGGGTGTCCCCACCGAACCCCCATATGTCCCCAATGAacccccatgtgtccccaccGATCCCCAGCCCGCCAGCCCCAGCGGCGAGTGCCACCGTCCCGGTGCCGCTGCCAAGGTCTGTAAATAAAGAATTTCACCTTTTctaggaaaaaaccaaaaatcgCGGGGGTTTAATCCCGGCCGGCGGTCGCGTCCCCGAGGTGGTTTTGCTCACGGATCCGGCACAAAGTggagaaataacatttatttggAGTCGTGGGGTGTGCAGGGGGGTCCCCCCGGCTGCTTTACACAGAAAATGGGCTCGGGggggaaataaatcaaagggtttttttccagatttgtgAGCAAACGCAGCTCAAGGAGTCCGGGGTGGGATGAATTTGGGGCCGGGAGCGTCTCCGGGTCCCCAAAAGGGACGATGAGTGGATCAAGTCCCCCAAAAAACGTCCCTCACAagcgcccgcccggccccaAATAATCAGAATTAAACCTTTAATTGGCGCAGCCGGGGCGGCGAGCGCCGAGACCAGCCCGTTGTGCTCCCGCGCGGCTACCGAGGGTGCGAGAACCGCATAATTAGCCCCAAATTAGCCTCGTTAATCACCAGGAGGGCTGTTAGCGTGCTGGGGCCGTTTCTATAGGTTGAGCTTCATGTCCAGGATGGCGGCGAAGGTGTCGCGGGTCAGGGGGACGTAGGACTTGGCTTTGTCGTCGCGGAAGAACAGGGGGTCGGTGACGGCGTCGGGGTCGAAGCCGTCGCGGACCAGCTGCGTCTTGCGCTGCTTGAACGTCCCCGTCACCTCCAGGGTGTCCTGGGGACGGGGACGGTGTCACCGCGGCCGGGGGACGGGTGGTGGCACCAATAGGGGGAAATGGGGACCCTGGTGGTGGCGTCACCGTGGGAAATGGGGACCCTGGTGGTGGCACCGATAGTGGGGTGGGAAACCGGGACTGGAAATTGGGGGGACACTGGAACTCACTGGAAATTGGGGGGACCCTAAAACTCGTTGGAAACTGGGGGGACCCTAAAACTCGTTGGAAACTGGGGGACACTGAAACTCGTTGGAAATTGGGGGACACAAACTCATTGGAAATTGGGGGACACTGAAACTCATTGGAAATTGGGGGGACCCTAAAACTTGTTGGAAACTGGGGGGACACTGAAACTCATCGGAAATTGGGGGGACACTGAAACTGTCGTTGG
The sequence above is drawn from the Caloenas nicobarica isolate bCalNic1 chromosome 39, bCalNic1.hap1, whole genome shotgun sequence genome and encodes:
- the THAP7 gene encoding THAP domain-containing protein 7 isoform X2; this encodes MPRHCSAAGCCTRDTRETRNRGISFHRLPKKDNPRRALWLENSRRRDASGEGRWDPASKYIYFCSQHFEKSCFEIVGFSGYHRLKEGAVPTVFELATPRPPRATKLKPPPPRATPRATKLKPPPPQSDPPKPPRATKRWSESEDPGAPPAGDHGGVPALPGPSGARAPLPDGLLVTAGDEDATPIPCDSKASPPQPVSPSLYMLRLPPPAGAYIQSEHSYQVGSALLWKRRAEAALDALDKAQRQLQACKRREQRLRLRLLELQRERRGAAEHRRGAAEHRGGTGKSPGVPAEPQRVPGEHRGVPTEPPYVPGELWGVPGEPRGVPTKPPYVPGEPRGVPTEPPYGPREPRGVPTEPPYGPREPRRVPTEPPYVPGEPRGVPTKPPYVLSEPRGVPTKPPYVPGEPRGVPTKPPYVPSEPRGVPTEPPYVPGEPRGVPTEPPYVPGEPRGVPTKLPYVLSEPRGVPTKPPYVPGEPRRVPEEPPCVPGELRGVPTKPPYVSGEPQGVPTEPPYVPGEPPCVPGEPRDVPIEPPYVPGELRGVPTEPPCVPTEPQCVPAKPPCVPGEPPCVPTKSPCVPTEPPCVQTKPPCVPGDPPRVPTKSSCVPTELRGVPTEPPYVPNEPPCVPTDPQPASPSGECHRPGAAAKVCK